From one Triticum urartu cultivar G1812 chromosome 3, Tu2.1, whole genome shotgun sequence genomic stretch:
- the LOC125544584 gene encoding uncharacterized protein LOC125544584 isoform X2: MDYFPYVWGFVFWLRQHRLYPLCLSVSVFVRVFAWLYCFPTRMNTSNVCLRVYGFKKKRSEPIPFPRPTLAAASSSSSSRVLRGVASGSDMTRTEFWGREVKPGQTVSCDAGDEYVIRISQVALGDTNKKKEEVAIYVKVDHWQIVTGTLMAKRHPHMMCDLTFEKEFELSHSSQTSSVFFCGYKNYPFKSDGAKGKHKGKAPAKLDAKMDKSWDDDLPSSGDMDTYEDSTSSTDNLTIPSYSDEDIPEDVSFTDQDVSLSQTHELETSEKVTRWLVMWQHLTNDRSPARCLQIASRRIANPQATFSASHATGHLSMTWHSSLTGKQNIQPLSDLVVGYQDDMGRCCSISPNFFDIIK, from the exons ATGGACTATTTTCCCTATGTATGGGGCTTTGTTTTCTGGCTGCGACAACACCGCCTGTATCCTTTGTGTCTTTCTGTATCTGTATTCGTACGTGTATTCGCATGGCTGTACTGTTTTCCTACTCGTATGAATACAAGTAACGTATGCCTTCGGGTGTAcggtttcaaaaaaaaaagatcGGAGCCAATTCCGTTCCCCCGccctaccctagccgccgcctcctcctcctcctcctccagggtTCTGCGCGGCGTCGCCTCTGGATCAGACATGACGAGGACGGAGTTCTGGG GTAGGGAAGTGAAGCCAGGACAGACTGTTTCTTGTGATGCCGGTGATGAGTATGTTATTCGAATCTCACAG GTTGCTCTCGGTGACACAAACAAGAAAAAGGAGGAAGTGGCAATATATGTTAAAGTTGATCATTGGCAGATTGTCACTGGTACACTAATGGCTAAAAGACATCCTCATATGATGTGTGATTTGACTTTTGAGAAAGAATTTGAGCTCTCACACTCTTCACAGACGTCTAGTGTCTTTTTCTGTGGCTACAAGAATTACCCCTTCAA GTCCGATGGTGCTAAAG GCAAGCATAAGGGAAAAGCTCCTGCAAAGCTTGATGCTAAGATGGATAAAAGTTGGGATGACGACCTCCCTTCCTCTGGTGATATGGACACATATGAGGATAGTACCTCATCTACTGATAATTTGACTATACCGTCTTACAGTGATGAA GACATTCCGGAGGATGTTTCTTTTACTGATCAGGATGTGTCCCTTAGTCAAACGCATGAACTTGAAACATCTGAGAAG GTGACAAGATGGCTAGTCATGTGGCAACACCTAACCAACGACAGAAGTCCAGCAAGGTGTCTGCAAATAGCAAGTCGAAGGATAGCAAATCCACAGGCAACCTTTTCTGCGAGCCATGCAACAG GACATTTGTCCATGACGTGGCACTCCAGTCTCACAGGAAAGCAAAACATACAGCCGCTAAGTGATCTGGTGGTGGGATATCAGGATGATATGGGTCGCTGCTGCTCTATTTCTCCGAACTTTTTTGACATTATCAAATGA
- the LOC125544584 gene encoding uncharacterized protein LOC125544584 isoform X1, giving the protein MDYFPYVWGFVFWLRQHRLYPLCLSVSVFVRVFAWLYCFPTRMNTSNVCLRVYGFKKKRSEPIPFPRPTLAAASSSSSSRVLRGVASGSDMTRTEFWGREVKPGQTVSCDAGDEYVIRISQVALGDTNKKKEEVAIYVKVDHWQIVTGTLMAKRHPHMMCDLTFEKEFELSHSSQTSSVFFCGYKNYPFKSDGAKGEEKGKHKGKAPAKLDAKMDKSWDDDLPSSGDMDTYEDSTSSTDNLTIPSYSDEDIPEDVSFTDQDVSLSQTHELETSEKVTRWLVMWQHLTNDRSPARCLQIASRRIANPQATFSASHATGHLSMTWHSSLTGKQNIQPLSDLVVGYQDDMGRCCSISPNFFDIIK; this is encoded by the exons ATGGACTATTTTCCCTATGTATGGGGCTTTGTTTTCTGGCTGCGACAACACCGCCTGTATCCTTTGTGTCTTTCTGTATCTGTATTCGTACGTGTATTCGCATGGCTGTACTGTTTTCCTACTCGTATGAATACAAGTAACGTATGCCTTCGGGTGTAcggtttcaaaaaaaaaagatcGGAGCCAATTCCGTTCCCCCGccctaccctagccgccgcctcctcctcctcctcctccagggtTCTGCGCGGCGTCGCCTCTGGATCAGACATGACGAGGACGGAGTTCTGGG GTAGGGAAGTGAAGCCAGGACAGACTGTTTCTTGTGATGCCGGTGATGAGTATGTTATTCGAATCTCACAG GTTGCTCTCGGTGACACAAACAAGAAAAAGGAGGAAGTGGCAATATATGTTAAAGTTGATCATTGGCAGATTGTCACTGGTACACTAATGGCTAAAAGACATCCTCATATGATGTGTGATTTGACTTTTGAGAAAGAATTTGAGCTCTCACACTCTTCACAGACGTCTAGTGTCTTTTTCTGTGGCTACAAGAATTACCCCTTCAA GTCCGATGGTGCTAAAGGTGAAGAAAAAG GCAAGCATAAGGGAAAAGCTCCTGCAAAGCTTGATGCTAAGATGGATAAAAGTTGGGATGACGACCTCCCTTCCTCTGGTGATATGGACACATATGAGGATAGTACCTCATCTACTGATAATTTGACTATACCGTCTTACAGTGATGAA GACATTCCGGAGGATGTTTCTTTTACTGATCAGGATGTGTCCCTTAGTCAAACGCATGAACTTGAAACATCTGAGAAG GTGACAAGATGGCTAGTCATGTGGCAACACCTAACCAACGACAGAAGTCCAGCAAGGTGTCTGCAAATAGCAAGTCGAAGGATAGCAAATCCACAGGCAACCTTTTCTGCGAGCCATGCAACAG GACATTTGTCCATGACGTGGCACTCCAGTCTCACAGGAAAGCAAAACATACAGCCGCTAAGTGATCTGGTGGTGGGATATCAGGATGATATGGGTCGCTGCTGCTCTATTTCTCCGAACTTTTTTGACATTATCAAATGA